In a genomic window of Curtobacterium sp. MCBD17_035:
- a CDS encoding PAC2 family protein codes for MVGMNPEDLYTLTAAAADVPPGLHLVAGLTGFADAGTAVGQVTETLLAGPGAVLVAEFDPDILLDYRARRPVITFDRDHIAEVTPSRLTLHLVHDELGRPFLFLSGYEPDFQWNRFVRAVVDLAEDLAVTDTTWIQSIPMPVPHTRPIGITVSGTRADLVESMSIWKPQTQAPANVLHLVEHRMSELDRQVTGLVLLVPHYLSDTEYPDAAVAALSGIAAATGLIFPTDRLRELGRDFHNRVDEQVAGNGELEHLVQALEERHDTYVEGNPVSSPLTGADGEVPTADAIAAELERFLADRRPDGPDGVAGDATLD; via the coding sequence ATGGTCGGGATGAACCCCGAAGACCTGTACACGCTGACCGCGGCAGCGGCGGACGTCCCGCCCGGTCTGCACCTGGTCGCGGGCCTGACGGGGTTCGCCGACGCCGGCACGGCGGTCGGTCAGGTGACCGAGACGCTGCTCGCCGGTCCGGGGGCGGTGCTCGTCGCGGAGTTCGATCCGGACATCCTGCTCGACTACCGGGCGCGCCGCCCGGTGATCACGTTCGACCGCGACCACATCGCCGAGGTCACGCCGTCCCGTCTGACGCTGCACCTCGTGCACGACGAACTCGGTCGCCCGTTCCTCTTCCTCTCCGGGTACGAGCCGGACTTCCAGTGGAACCGGTTCGTCCGCGCGGTGGTCGACCTCGCCGAGGACCTGGCCGTCACCGACACGACGTGGATCCAGTCCATCCCCATGCCCGTCCCGCACACCCGTCCGATCGGGATCACGGTGAGCGGGACACGCGCGGACCTCGTCGAGTCGATGAGCATCTGGAAGCCGCAGACCCAGGCACCGGCGAACGTGCTGCACCTCGTCGAGCACCGCATGAGCGAACTCGACCGCCAGGTCACCGGTCTCGTGCTGCTCGTCCCGCACTACCTGTCCGACACCGAGTACCCCGACGCCGCCGTCGCCGCGCTCTCCGGCATCGCGGCGGCGACCGGCCTGATCTTCCCGACGGACCGCCTCCGCGAACTCGGGCGCGACTTCCACAACCGCGTCGACGAGCAGGTCGCGGGCAACGGCGAGCTCGAGCACCTCGTGCAGGCACTCGAGGAGCGGCACGACACGTACGTCGAGGGCAACCCGGTGTCGTCGCCGCTCACCGGTGCCGACGGTGAGGTCCCGACGGCGGACGCGATCGCGGCCGAGCTCGAGCGCTTCCTGGCGGACCGCCGCCCGGACGGCCCCGACGGGGTCGCGGGCGACGCCACGCTCGACTGA
- a CDS encoding MFS transporter: protein MNSRRSWTVWSVAVLAYVLAVLQRSSLGVSGVQAQERFAVSAAVLSTLAVVQIAVYAGLQIPVGILLDRVGPRRLVAAGAALLAVGQAVVAMSPTIGPAIGGRVLVGAGDAMTFISVIRLLPMWFTGPILPQISQWTGNLGQLGQIASAFPFAVLLHASGWSAAYGVAAAVSLAGFVLVAAFVRNGPIAVRTDAIPLPGSRRGAFSTFGQALRRPGTQLGFWSHYVTQSSGTVFSLLWGVPMLERGLGYSATVAAAFLTVIVLVGFVVGPVLGVLCARFPFRRSNLVLTIVGVIFAAWTAVLLWPGAPPTWLVVVLVVVLGVGGPGSLIGFDFARTFNPVGSLGSANGVVNVGGFLAAFVMMYCIGVVLDAVHDHTGAAVFAWSSFRVALLVQYVVVGFGVVMLLVARHRTRARIHAEDGIRVGPLWVALVRRMRAGRTTDGPTRP from the coding sequence ATGAACTCCCGCCGCTCGTGGACCGTCTGGTCCGTCGCCGTGCTCGCCTACGTGCTGGCCGTGCTGCAGCGGTCGTCGCTCGGTGTGTCGGGCGTCCAGGCGCAGGAGCGGTTCGCCGTGTCCGCGGCCGTGCTCTCGACGCTGGCGGTCGTGCAGATCGCGGTGTACGCGGGCCTCCAGATCCCGGTCGGGATCCTGCTCGACCGGGTCGGGCCACGTCGGCTCGTCGCCGCCGGCGCGGCGTTGCTCGCGGTCGGTCAGGCGGTGGTCGCGATGTCACCGACGATCGGTCCCGCGATCGGCGGTCGGGTGCTCGTCGGCGCCGGCGACGCCATGACCTTCATCTCGGTGATCCGGCTGTTGCCGATGTGGTTCACCGGGCCGATCCTCCCGCAGATCTCGCAGTGGACCGGCAACCTGGGGCAGCTCGGGCAGATCGCTTCGGCGTTCCCGTTCGCGGTCCTGCTCCACGCCTCCGGGTGGAGCGCCGCGTACGGCGTCGCGGCCGCGGTGAGCCTCGCCGGGTTCGTGCTGGTCGCCGCGTTCGTCCGCAACGGTCCGATCGCGGTGCGGACGGACGCCATCCCGTTGCCCGGCTCGCGGCGCGGCGCGTTCTCGACGTTCGGGCAGGCGCTGCGGCGTCCCGGGACCCAGCTCGGCTTCTGGTCGCACTACGTCACGCAGTCGTCTGGGACCGTGTTCAGCCTGTTGTGGGGCGTGCCGATGCTCGAGCGCGGGCTCGGGTACTCCGCGACCGTGGCGGCGGCGTTCCTCACGGTAATCGTGCTCGTCGGGTTCGTGGTCGGCCCGGTCCTCGGGGTGCTCTGCGCACGCTTCCCGTTCCGGCGGTCGAACCTGGTGCTGACGATCGTGGGCGTCATCTTCGCCGCGTGGACGGCCGTGCTGCTCTGGCCCGGCGCTCCGCCGACGTGGCTCGTCGTCGTGCTCGTGGTGGTCCTCGGCGTGGGCGGCCCCGGGTCCCTCATCGGCTTCGACTTCGCGCGGACCTTCAACCCCGTCGGGTCGCTCGGTTCGGCGAACGGCGTCGTCAACGTCGGCGGGTTCCTGGCTGCCTTCGTCATGATGTACTGCATCGGCGTCGTGCTCGACGCGGTCCACGACCACACGGGCGCGGCGGTCTTCGCGTGGTCGTCCTTCCGGGTCGCCCTGCTCGTGCAGTACGTCGTGGTGGGGTTCGGCGTGGTGATGCTCCTCGTCGCGCGGCACCGCACGCGAGCACGGATCCACGCCGAGGACGGAATACGCGTCGGCCCCCTCTGGGTTGCTCTGGTGCGGCGTATGCGCGCCGGCCGTACGACGGACGGGCCGACCAGACCCTGA